The following proteins are encoded in a genomic region of Dioscorea cayenensis subsp. rotundata cultivar TDr96_F1 chromosome 8, TDr96_F1_v2_PseudoChromosome.rev07_lg8_w22 25.fasta, whole genome shotgun sequence:
- the LOC120267648 gene encoding probable galacturonosyltransferase 14, which yields MQIRLSPSMRSITISAPGAGAGAAGGGLLDLAKVKVPPPRHLSYRTLFHTVLILAFLLPFVFILTAVVTLEGVNNCSSFDCLGRRLGPRLLGRGGDDSVRLVKDIYKILDQVNSEQIPENLKVPHSFKELLSEMKRNKFDAKTFAISLKAMMENMDKQIKDSIFSEQLHKHFAATSIPKGIHCLSLRLTDEYSSNAHARKQLPSPELLPLLSDNSLHHFVLASDNILAASVVVSSTVKSSLYPEKIVFHVITDKKTYPAMHSWFALYPPSPAIVDVKGVHQFDWLTRENVPVIDAIENHHGVRSHYHGNHLIDFNVTGSPKEFASRLLARSPKYISLLNHLRIYLPELFPNLNKVVFLDDDIVIQRDLSPLWEINLYGKVNGAVETCKGEDKRVMSKRFKTYFNFSHHLISEHLDPDECAWAYGMNIFDLSAWRKTDIRETYHRWIKENLKSNLTLWKLGTLPPALIAFRGHVHPIDPFWHMLGLGYQEKTNPETVRKAAVIHYNGQCKPWLEIGYKHLQPFWTKHVNYSNEFIKNCHILEPQ from the exons ATGCAGATACGCCTCTCCCCCAGCATGAGGAGCATCACCATCTCGGCTCCTGGAGCCGGTGCCGGTGCCGCCGGTGGTGGCTTGCTGGATTTGGCCAAGGTCAAGGTGCCCCCACCTCGCCATTTGTCCTATCGGACTCTCTTCCATACCGTCCTCATCCTCGCTTTTCTTTTGCCCTTCGTTTTCATTCTCACCGCCGTTGTCACCCTCGAGGGCGTCAACAACTGCTCCTCTTTTG ATTGCTTAGGAAGGAGGTTGGGACCAAGGCTTCTAGGCAGGGGTGGTGATGATTCAGTg AGGCTTGTAAAGGATATATATAAGATTCTTGATCAAGTAAATTCTGAGCAAATTCCTGAAAACTTGAAGGTGCCACATTCATTCAAAGAGCTTCTTTCTGAAATGAAGAGGAACAAATTTGATGCCAAGACATTTGCAATAAGTCTGAAGGCAATG ATGGAAAATATGGATAAACAGATAAAGGACTCAATATTTTCAGAACAGTTGCACAAACATTTTGCAGCAACTTCTATTCCTAAAGGCATCCATTGTTTGTCATTGCGTTTGACAGATGAATATTCATCAAATGCTCATGCACGAAAACAATTGCCATCTCCAGAATTATTGCCCTTGCTGTCTGATAACTCTTTGCACCATTTTGTATTGGCTAGTGACAACATCCTCGCTGCCTCTGTTGTGGTCTCATCAACTGTCAAATCTTCTTTATATCCTGAGAAGATAGTGTTTCATGTTATCACTGACAAGAAGACTTACCCAGCCATGCACTCCTGGTTTGCCTTGTATCCTCCTTCCCCAGCCATTGTTGACGTGAAGGGTGTACATCAGTTTGACTGGTTAACTAGAGAGAATGTACCTGTTATTGACGCTATAGAGAATCACCACGGTGTTAGAAGCCACTACCATGGAAATCATCTCATTGATTTCAATGTCACTGGTAGTCCAAAGGAGTTTGCTTCAAGACTGCTAGCTAGGAGCCCAAAATATATTTCTCTTCTCAACCATCTTCGCATATATCTTCCCGAG CTCTTTCCAAACCTCAACAAAGTGGTCTTTCTTGATGATGATATTGTTATTCAGCGTGACCTGTCACCTCTGTGGGAAATCAATCTTTACGGAAAGGTTAATGGGGCTGTTGAGACTTGCAAAGGTGAAGATAAACGGGTAATGTCTAAGCGTTTCAAGACATATTTCAACTTCTCCCATCACCTTATATCTGAGCATTTGGACCCGGACGAGTGTGCATGGGCCTATGGGATGAATATCTTTGACTTGAGTGCATGGAGAAAGACAGACATTAGAGAGACCTACCACCGCTGGATAAAAGAG AATCTCAAGTCAAACTTGACATTATGGAAACTCGGAACCCTACCGCCAGCTTTGATAGCATTCAGAGGGCATGTTCACCCCATAGATCCATTTTGGCACATGCTAGGCCTTGGCTACCAGGAAAAGACCAATCCCGAAACTGTAAGAAAGGCTGCAGTGATCCATTACAATGGACAATGCAAGCCATGGCTAGAAATTGGTTACAAACATCTCCAACCGTTCTGGACAAAGCATGTAAATTACTCGaatgaattcataaagaacTGCCACATCTTGGAGCCTCAGTAA
- the LOC120267670 gene encoding uncharacterized protein LOC120267670: MTQEVSETVIVPIPPDLFESKGEERRNSSGKASIYKKRIPNYLKPSTGSCHDFCKYGRNHTFQVKERRPFRRRLFVSNEVLDDKRHEEKIPTSGNRKKKVIQKEKAEELMNSMENTVLSPPNGISSADEMSDLIVEKSIVTDELIVSSNRTEEFIEEPTIIELEIPPGLASSNASSENSPANDDREFPGEVIFMEKCIVESENGILKKSQEEYVEPESIKPNKLASIKKAMASSKEKVPGSKQIKARTSNASDLRREVARSKSNESVNNKGIKQKETDESVKSTSIIKQKTSSKIKQDSTLSGVRRTLKPITSSTSKKTDTSNRTQLKLRTPPISKSTNTLSKSTSSGLARILKPITSSPSKKTDTSNRTQLKLRTPQISKSVNTLSKTGSKRVLRSLSGEKRVLRSLSLTSIPSVKLRNITKNSRLGSTMKTGKKESENNEQYTQTRKLRSLSTLSNHSPQKKKDKEGMLIKTVIGPRKKTELKPVQRRNVNAKMQEATPHKLSFRQGKVVVPQAENTAPKRLRFRPRAAGEHQNGIVSSQRRILMRKRSELGRVGESNGRIGEASRVVLRHQEQQEKKDKQGLFNHVIEETASKLVETRKSKVKALVGAFETVISLQENKKDYA, from the coding sequence ATGACACAAGAAGTATCGGAGACAGTAATTGTGCCGATACCGCCTGATTTATTTGAAAGTAAAGGAGAGGAAAGGCGAAATTCATCAGGAAAAGCAAGCATTTACAAAAAGCGTATTCCTAATTATCTTAAACCGTCGACTGGATCCTGTCATGACTTCTGTAAGTATGGCAGGAATCATACTTTTCAAGTCAAGGAAAGACGCCCCTTCCGCCGGAGATTATTCGTCTCTAATGAGGTTTTGGATGATAAGCGTCATGAAGAGAAAATCCCAACTTCTGGTAATAGAAAGAAGAAAGTAATTCAGAAGGAAAAAGCCGAGGAACTGATGAATTCGATGGAAAATACAGTGTTATCTCCTCCAAATGGAATCTCATCTGCTGATGAAATGAGTGATTTGATTGTTGAGAAGAGCATTGTGACTGATGAGCTTATAGTGAGCAGCAACCGAACCGAAGAGTTCATCGAAGAACCTACTATTATCGAGCTCGAAATCCCGCCTGGTCTGGCTAGTAGCAATGCATCCAGTGAGAATTCACCTGCCAACGACGACAGAGAATTCCCCGGAGAAGTAATCTTCATGGAGAAATGCATTGTGGAAAGTGAAAATGGAATTTTGAAGAAATCACAAGAGGAATACGTCGAACCTGAAAGtatcaaaccaaataaattgGCATCCATTAAGAAGGCCATGGCTTCTAGCAAGGAGAAAGTTCCTGGAAGCAAACAGATTAAGGCGAGAACTTCGAATGCAAGTGATTTGAGAAGAGAAGTAGCGCGGTCAAAGAGTAATGAATCTGTTAATAATAAAGGTATCAAGCAGAAGGAAACTGATGAATCTGTCAAGTCTACAAGCATCATTAAGCAGAAGACTTCTTCAAAAATCAAGCAAGACAGCACTTTATCTGGCGTGCGTAGAACTCTCAAACCGATTACTTCATCAACGTCAAAGAAGACTGATACATCAAACAGAACCCAATTGAAGCTAAGAACTCCACCAATTTCAAAATCGACAAATACATTGTCAAAGAGCACTTCATCCGGTTTAGCCAGAATTCTCAAGCCGATAACTTCATCTCCTTCAAAGAAGACAGATACATCAAACAGAACCCAATTGAAGCTAAGAACTCCTCAGATTTCAAAGTCAGTGAATACATTGTCAAAGACCGGTTCAAAAAGAGTGTTGAGGTCACTGTCGGGCGAAAAAAGAGTGTTGAGGTCACTGTCTCTTACTAGTATTCCAAGTGTAAAACTGCGGAACATTACGAAAAATTCAAGACTTGGATCAACAATGAAGACTGGAAAGAAGGAATCGGAAAACAATGAGCAGTATACGCAAACAAGGAAATTGAGATCATTGTCTACACTATCAAATCATTCTCCACAAAAGAAGAAAGACAAAGAAGGTATGTTGATCAAGACAGTAATAGGTCCCCGGAAGAAGACTGAACTCAAACCAGTACAAAGAAGAAATGTGAATGCTAAAATGCAGGAGGCAACACCTCACAAGCTGAGTTTCCGACAAGGAAAAGTCGTAGTCCCACAGGCTGAAAACACAGCTCCGAAGCGGCTTCGTTTTCGACCAAGAGCAGCAGGTGAGCACCAAAATGGCATTGTATCATCACAGAGGAGAATTTTGATGAGAAAAAGAAGTGAATTGGGTAGAGTTGGAGAATCAAATGGAAGAATTGGTGAAGCTTCAAGAGTTGTGCTGAGGCATCAAGAACAGCaggaaaagaaagataaacaGGGATTGTTCAATCATGTGATTGAAGAAACAGCAAGTAAACTTGTGGAAACAAGGAAGAGCAAAGTGAAGGCTTTGGTTGGTGCTTTTGAAACTGTCATTTCCctccaagaaaacaaaaaagattatgcttga
- the LOC120266443 gene encoding glycerophosphodiester phosphodiesterase GDPD6-like, protein MASLGFVPFLLLLFLEGTTGRSLYPLPSKIENKYKQPLQTFRPYNIAHRGSNGEIPEETSFAYMRAIEEGADFIETDILASKDGALICFHDVTLDDTTDIAKHKDFAHRKRTYEVQGSNVTGFFVVDFTLAELKSLRVKQRYKFRDQQYNGKFSIITFEEFIAIALDANRIVGIYPEIKNPVHINEHVKWADGKKFEDKFVETLLKYGYKGAYMSDNWLKQPVFIQSFAPTSLIHASKLTDSPKIFLIDDVTIPTQDTNQSYWEITSDSYLEFIKEYVIGIGPWKDTIVPTHNNYLSVATDLVARAHAHNLQVHPYTFRNENMFLHFDFHEDAYAEFDYWVKTVGVDGLFTDFTGSLHQYQEWTTPVPGKDDKNSSALLHKIALLILSQDKV, encoded by the exons ATGGCTTCTCTCG GTTTTGTTCcgtttcttcttctattatttttagAAGGAACCACTGGGAGATCATTATACCCACTTCCAAGTAAGattgaaaataaatacaagCAGCCTTTACAGACATTTCGACCGTATAATATTGCTCATCGGGGATCAAATGGAGAGATTCCTGAAGAAACATCTTTTGCATATATG AGGGCAATTGAAGAAGGAGCTGATTTTATAGAAACCGATATTCTTGCCAGCAAAGATGGCGCATTGATATGTTTCCATGATGTCACCCTTGATGATACAACTGATATAGCTAAGCACAAGGACTTTGCACATCGAAAAAGAACATATGAGGTACAAGGGTCCAATGTTACTGGATTTTTTGTTG TGGATTTTACACTTGCAGAACTTAAATCTCTAAGGGTCAAGCAACGATACAAGTTTCGAGATCAACAGTACAATG GGAAGTTCTCAATCATCACGTTTGAGGAATTCATTGCAATTGCATTAGATGCAAACAGAATTGTTGGAATTTACCCGGAGATTAAAAATCCAGTTCATATCAATGAACAT GTCAAATGGGCTGATGGGAAAAAGTTCGAAGACAAGTTTGTCGAAACTCTTTTGAAGTATGGGTACAAAGGTGCATACATGTCAGATAATTGGCTGAAGCAGCCGGTTTTTATACAATCCTTTGCTCCTACTTCTCTTATTCATGCCTCCAAGTTGACGGATTCACCTAAAATCTTCTTAATTGACGATGTCACAATACCGACCCAAGATACAAATCAG TCATATTGGGAAATAACTTCAGACAGTTATCTTGAATTCATAAAAGAGTATGTGATCGGCATCGGTCCATGGAAAGATACCATTGTTCCCACACATAACAATTATCTGTCAGTGGCCACTGATCTTGTTGCGAGAGCGCATGCTCATAACTTACAG GTGCACCCATACACATTCAGGAACGAAAACATGTTCCTGCACTTCGACTTTCATGAGGATGCATATGCAGAGTTTGATTATTGGGTAAAGACAGTTGGAGTTGATGGATTGTTCACAGATTTCACAGGAAGTCTTCATCAGTATCAGGAATGGACAACTCCAGTACCTGGTAAAGATGACAAAAATTCTAGTGCATTGTTGCATAAAATTGCACTCTTGATCTTATCTCAAGATAAAGTATGA